The genomic stretch GGTAAACAAATGTACACCTGCCATCTCTGACACTTTTAACCACTGGGCAAAAATTAGTATAACAGACCAGCAGGTAAAGGAATTGATTACGCTTGCCTTAGCACCTAACCAGGAGACAATTACCAATATTAAAAAAGGCGAGTGGGAAGAAGTAAGTACCCGGTTTAAAAATCAACTGGGAGACGCTTTTTCTTATGCATTCGGTAGTGATACGCAATTGATAGAATCAACAAAAGGTAAGTTATTTGGGGCTTACAATGCAGTTACCGGCTACTTTCAAAATGTCGCAAAGTATGATAATCCTTCCGACCAGGTTAACGCCATTTTATACGGAGGTACAGCCGAAAAGAAAGCCCAAAAAGCATTTAATCTGTGTGAATCATTCGCGCAGTATGGCGCTGATGCACTGCAATTTAATTAACCCCATAACCGGGGGCATAGCCCCCGGTTAATTCCAATATCATATAAATCGTTCCCAATGGCTAAACATGCCTTATACGTCATCGTTAGGGTGATGGTAGACTCCGCATTGCCTGACAAAAAGCAGATTATTAACCAATTCGAAAAACAAAGCGAAGAAATCAGTTTTCCCGGTTCGCCAGACATAGAAATCCTAAATGTCAGGTGGATAGATACCTGGCCGAAAGATCCGGCATCCGGGGAGCCTTGGACATTGTAAACAATTTAATCACTATAAAAAATATTATTATGAAACACAATTTTGAACAACGCAAGCAGAACCGCATTGATAATGCTATTGAACAATCTGAAAAGAATACCCGTTTGTCGGTGCAGCAATATAATGAAGCGGATAAAATAGCATCATTTATTCCAATGGGCCAGCCGATTTTGATAGGGCATCATTCAGAAAAAAGGCACCGCCGCGACCTGGATCGAATACACAATTTACACGGCCAGTCCATTAAATCAACTGAAAAGGCCGCCTATTATGCTGATAAGGCAAAAACCATTGAAAGCAACACCGCTATTTTCTCCGATGATCCGCAGGCGCTGGATAAACTTCGTACAAAATTAAAGGAGTATGAAGACCTGCAAACCTATATGAAGGCTGTTAATAAGTGCATCAAAAAGAAGGATAAAGAAGCATTTTTAAAGTTACCCGGAAGCAGTGAAGAGAAATGGATCGATTTAAATACTCCAGATTGTTGTAAACAAATAGGTTTCCCTCATTACAAATTGACAAATAACGGTGCCGAAATTAGAAGATTGAAAGCACGTATTAAGCAATTAGAGAACGTGGAGAAATGGGAATCTTCCGAATCAGAACACAATGGCGTTACACTTAGAATAAACGTGGAAGCCAACCGCGTACAATTGTTATTCCCAGGTAAACCGGAAGAAAAAATCAGATCTATTTTAAAATCCCATTGTTTTCGTTGGACACCTTCAGAAAAGGCTTGGCAGCGGCATTTAAACGGTTCCGGCATCTACGCCGCAAAATCTGCTTTGCGTGACATTGCTAATAAAACGCTTCCACAAAAAGAAGAACCTGCACAGGGGGACGTATTGCCAGACAGTCAGGATTGAAATAGCACATATATATACCGGCCCATGCGGGCCGGTATATAACCAGATGTAAACCTTAAAACCGGCAGCGTTCCCGGTCACCCCCTGAGCGCACCTTTTTTATGGCTTGGAGTATATCAATATCACCGGATGGCTGGAATGATATATATGATGCATGTCACGCCAGTGAAAAGCATTTTTTATTAGATGCTATCAATGAAACTGCCTCACAAAAGGGATTTCCTGGTATATCAGACGCCGCTGCGGAAGAAATTGCACAGGAAGCATTGGCTAATCTGGTCTTTCAGATTATCCAGGAAACGGATACGTGTGATAACGGCGGCGGCAAATATTGGATTGATCCCAAAGGATTTTATAAAATAGATTTATCAGAAAGCGGAAAGAGTGAATCAGCTTACTAAGTGAGCTATCTCACAGGCATGGTGTGAAATCAGCTTTTAGATTTATTTTTTACAACTAGTTGTTAACCGTTATCCTGACGGAAATAATCAGGTACATCATTTATGAAGCCTCTAATTATTGGTGAATATTACACCGTTATAGATAAACTATTA from Filimonas effusa encodes the following:
- a CDS encoding DUF3560 domain-containing protein is translated as MKHNFEQRKQNRIDNAIEQSEKNTRLSVQQYNEADKIASFIPMGQPILIGHHSEKRHRRDLDRIHNLHGQSIKSTEKAAYYADKAKTIESNTAIFSDDPQALDKLRTKLKEYEDLQTYMKAVNKCIKKKDKEAFLKLPGSSEEKWIDLNTPDCCKQIGFPHYKLTNNGAEIRRLKARIKQLENVEKWESSESEHNGVTLRINVEANRVQLLFPGKPEEKIRSILKSHCFRWTPSEKAWQRHLNGSGIYAAKSALRDIANKTLPQKEEPAQGDVLPDSQD